Proteins found in one Bartonella krasnovii genomic segment:
- a CDS encoding YbfB/YjiJ family MFS transporter, which produces MRIERFLYTLILSVILCEELFTFNQLSYIVSANYGGYLVGNIFFTLGRIGNISCSSHAIWCSHGDESA; this is translated from the coding sequence ATGAGGATAGAACGATTTCTCTATACACTGATATTGTCGGTTATATTGTGTGAGGAACTGTTTACCTTTAATCAGCTTTCTTATATAGTCAGCGCTAATTATGGTGGTTATTTAGTTGGGAATATATTCTTCACGTTGGGCAGAATTGGGAATATCTCTTGCTCTTCACATGCTATTTGGTGCAGCCATGGTGATGAGAGCGCTTAA